Proteins encoded within one genomic window of Streptomyces sp. NBC_01314:
- a CDS encoding DUF397 domain-containing protein: MRNISEYDLSVAIWHKSSYSEGSGGNCLEVADNHPTHIPVRDSKTPLGPKLVFRAEAWSLFVEDLKSR; this comes from the coding sequence ATGAGGAACATCTCTGAGTACGACCTGAGCGTGGCCATCTGGCACAAGTCCAGCTACAGCGAAGGCAGCGGCGGCAACTGCCTCGAAGTCGCCGACAACCACCCCACCCACATCCCCGTCCGCGACTCCAAGACCCCCCTCGGCCCGAAGCTCGTGTTCCGGGCCGAGGCGTGGTCCCTGTTCGTCGAGGACCTCAAGTCGCGCTAG
- a CDS encoding Scr1 family TA system antitoxin-like transcriptional regulator translates to MPGPKDLDPSSSPRALLGAELRHARDKAGLSQEELGQQLFVSGAFVGQLEKATRRLKPEIARLIDVALDTGDFFSRNCTAVAKSQYSEHFTEAVEAEAAATEIRQYEPLLIPGLLQTPAYARAVFRAYRPTASEEVIEEKVAHRMERAHILERETNPLFWTVLDEAVVRRVTGGRAVMAEALRHITTLARRNRIIVQVLPFDAGAHASMEGSIKLMDFADAPTLLYFEGVGSGRLEDDPATVRFQRRTHEFLTAVSLSPEKSLAMLEAMAQDYAHEEHL, encoded by the coding sequence ATGCCAGGACCGAAGGATCTGGACCCGTCGTCGTCACCCCGAGCGCTTTTGGGCGCGGAGCTGCGCCATGCCAGGGACAAGGCAGGTCTCAGCCAGGAGGAGTTGGGTCAGCAACTGTTTGTGAGCGGTGCGTTCGTAGGGCAGTTGGAAAAGGCGACGCGGCGCTTGAAGCCGGAGATCGCCCGCCTCATCGATGTCGCCCTCGACACGGGCGATTTCTTCAGCCGGAATTGCACGGCGGTGGCCAAGTCCCAGTATTCAGAGCACTTCACGGAAGCAGTCGAAGCGGAAGCAGCGGCTACGGAGATCCGGCAGTACGAGCCGCTCCTGATCCCTGGGCTGCTGCAGACACCCGCGTACGCACGGGCCGTGTTCCGCGCGTATCGGCCCACGGCTTCGGAGGAGGTGATCGAAGAGAAGGTGGCCCATCGGATGGAGCGGGCCCACATCCTCGAACGTGAAACAAATCCGTTGTTTTGGACCGTGTTGGACGAGGCGGTAGTGCGTCGCGTGACAGGCGGGCGGGCGGTGATGGCGGAGGCCTTGCGCCACATCACCACCCTGGCCCGCCGGAACCGCATCATCGTGCAGGTGCTGCCGTTCGACGCGGGAGCCCACGCGTCGATGGAGGGCTCCATCAAGCTGATGGACTTCGCGGACGCCCCAACCCTGCTCTACTTCGAGGGGGTCGGCTCCGGACGCCTGGAGGACGACCCGGCCACCGTCCGGTTCCAGCGACGCACCCACGAGTTCCTCACTGCCGTCTCGCTCTCGCCGGAGAAGTCCCTAGCCATGCTCGAAGCGATGGCTCAGGATTACGCACATGAGGAACATCTCTGA
- the secD gene encoding preprotein translocase subunit SecD, whose product MTFTSAEPVSPATLERAAGLMRDRAEEAGLTGVEVTVEEKRQITVAGPAGRQKSLESLGAPAELAFRPVLNQVPTEDEGTCRAVVDASPSQPLTACGKTQDALYTYELGPVALPGTDVSDAQADIDAARGAGWFVTLDFTSAGAKKFADVTGRLAQQTPPQNQFAIVLDGTVVSAPSVSSAITGGKAEISGSFTSLEAEELAANLNTGALPVRLKVSSVTTLPAD is encoded by the coding sequence GTGACGTTCACGTCCGCCGAGCCCGTGAGCCCGGCCACCCTGGAACGGGCCGCCGGGCTGATGCGGGACCGGGCAGAGGAGGCCGGGCTGACGGGTGTCGAGGTGACGGTCGAGGAGAAGCGGCAGATCACGGTGGCCGGTCCGGCCGGCCGGCAGAAGTCGCTGGAGTCCCTCGGCGCGCCGGCCGAGCTGGCGTTCCGCCCGGTGCTGAACCAGGTGCCGACGGAGGACGAGGGCACGTGCCGGGCGGTCGTGGACGCGTCCCCGTCACAGCCGCTGACCGCGTGCGGGAAGACGCAGGACGCCCTCTACACGTACGAACTCGGCCCTGTCGCCCTGCCCGGCACGGATGTGTCCGACGCGCAGGCCGACATCGACGCGGCGCGGGGGGCGGGCTGGTTCGTGACGCTGGACTTCACCTCGGCGGGCGCGAAGAAGTTCGCCGACGTCACCGGTCGGCTGGCCCAACAGACCCCGCCGCAGAACCAGTTCGCCATCGTTCTCGACGGCACGGTCGTCTCCGCCCCCTCCGTCAGCTCCGCGATCACCGGCGGCAAGGCCGAGATCTCCGGCAGCTTCACCAGCCTGGAGGCCGAGGAACTGGCGGCCAACCTGAACACGGGCGCCCTCCCCGTACGCCTGAAGGTGTCCTCCGTGACGACGCTGCCGGCCGATTAG
- a CDS encoding type II toxin-antitoxin system VapB family antitoxin codes for MSLTHIDIDDEALETAKRLGGHRTKTAAVAKALEEYNMRLLRATAHDKYFELAQEWDIEGAEAAHRADKEAHRA; via the coding sequence ATGTCTCTGACACACATCGACATCGACGATGAGGCGCTGGAGACCGCCAAGCGCCTGGGCGGGCACCGGACGAAGACCGCCGCGGTGGCGAAGGCGTTGGAGGAGTACAACATGCGGCTTCTGCGCGCTACCGCGCATGACAAGTACTTCGAGCTTGCCCAGGAGTGGGACATCGAAGGGGCCGAAGCCGCGCACCGTGCGGACAAGGAGGCCCACCGCGCGTGA
- a CDS encoding PIN domain-containing protein, producing MSGYLLDSSALWRLLRDRSLHEVWRPVVMDGDIRSCYPQRAEFLRSARGLKEYEAYSAMFAELYDDVSVPKGAPHWIGGLQLRAAGRGEHQALSAVDLQVCATAAHHGLVVLHDDRDFVTAARLAVELRQLNVHQGPLRS from the coding sequence GTGAGCGGTTACCTGCTGGACTCGTCGGCCCTGTGGCGCCTGCTTCGGGACCGGAGTCTCCACGAGGTGTGGCGCCCCGTCGTCATGGACGGCGACATCCGGTCGTGCTATCCGCAGCGGGCGGAGTTCCTGCGCTCGGCACGCGGCCTCAAGGAGTACGAGGCCTACAGCGCGATGTTCGCCGAGCTCTACGACGACGTCTCCGTCCCGAAGGGCGCGCCCCACTGGATCGGCGGACTACAACTGCGGGCCGCCGGGCGGGGAGAGCATCAGGCGCTGTCCGCTGTCGATCTGCAGGTCTGTGCCACCGCCGCTCACCACGGTCTTGTCGTCCTGCACGACGACAGGGACTTCGTGACGGCTGCTCGCCTGGCGGTCGAACTTCGTCAGCTGAACGTCCACCAAGGGCCGCTGCGGAGCTGA
- the murQ gene encoding N-acetylmuramic acid 6-phosphate etherase, translating to MPPTSPNTSALPNHLSVRAELESLTTEAFRPELADIDQLPTLDIAKLMNGEDAAVPTAVSAQLPLIAAAIDAIAERMARGGRLIYAGAGTAGRLGVLDASECPPTFNTAPSQVMGLIAGGREAMVTSIEGAEDSAELARTDLDALALTPDDTVVGVSASGRTPYAVGAVEHARAAGALTVGLSCNAASALAAAADHGIEIVVGPELVTGSTRLKAGTAQKLVLNMLSTITMIRLGKTYGNLMVDVRATNDKLRARSHRIVALATGATDPEIETALTAAGGQVKNAILTILSGVDAPTATRLLTANEGHLRAALAAAMTTG from the coding sequence ATGCCCCCCACCTCCCCCAACACCTCCGCCCTCCCCAACCACCTCTCCGTGCGCGCGGAGCTGGAGTCGCTGACGACCGAGGCGTTCCGGCCGGAGCTGGCCGACATCGATCAGCTTCCGACGCTCGACATCGCGAAGCTGATGAACGGCGAGGACGCGGCCGTGCCGACGGCGGTCTCCGCGCAGCTGCCGCTGATCGCGGCGGCGATCGACGCGATCGCGGAGCGGATGGCGCGGGGTGGCCGGCTGATCTACGCGGGCGCGGGTACGGCGGGAAGGCTGGGCGTGCTGGACGCGTCCGAGTGCCCGCCGACCTTCAACACGGCACCCTCGCAGGTCATGGGCCTGATCGCGGGCGGCCGGGAGGCCATGGTCACCTCGATCGAGGGGGCGGAGGACTCGGCGGAGCTGGCCCGGACAGACCTCGACGCGCTCGCGCTGACGCCCGACGACACGGTGGTCGGCGTCTCGGCCTCCGGTCGCACGCCGTACGCGGTGGGCGCGGTGGAGCACGCGCGCGCGGCCGGCGCGCTGACGGTCGGCCTGTCCTGCAACGCGGCCAGCGCGCTCGCCGCCGCGGCCGACCACGGCATCGAGATCGTCGTCGGCCCGGAACTGGTGACGGGCTCGACCCGCCTCAAGGCGGGCACGGCCCAGAAGCTCGTCCTCAACATGCTCTCGACGATCACCATGATCCGCCTGGGCAAGACCTACGGGAACCTGATGGTCGACGTCCGCGCCACCAACGACAAGCTCCGCGCCCGCTCCCACCGCATCGTCGCCCTCGCCACGGGCGCGACCGACCCCGAGATCGAAACGGCCCTCACCGCCGCGGGCGGCCAGGTGAAGAACGCCATCCTCACCATCCTGAGCGGCGTCGACGCGCCCACCGCGACCCGCCTGCTGACAGCGAACGAGGGCCACCTGAGGGCGGCCCTGGCTGCGGCGATGACGACGGGCTGA